CCACTCCACCTTTATTTTGGTAAAAAACAAATTAAATAATACTTTCACCGCCCAATTAAATCAATTAAGTCATGGATGTTTGTAAGAGAATAGCAGTACCAATTAGCTTTAATAAAGCCTCTATTCATGCTGCTGGCGAAGCTTTTTTTCTCGCTCAAAAAAATGGAGCTGAAGTTGTATTTATTCACGTGAATACGGATCGTTCTAAAACCGAACGTTACTTTAACGATGAGTTTAGAAAGGTGATCGAAAGTCATGGTGAACTGTCTCATAATCTAGACATCAGTTGGAGAATTATTCCAGGTGAAAAAAATACAATTGTGACGCAAATTGCAAAGACAATTGATTTATTAGAGCCTCTGTTCCTGGTTGTCGGATATGATGTAAAGTCGAAGTATGATTTAGGTCCAAACATTAAGGATATTGTTTATAAAACCAACTATCCTGTGATTGCTTTAAAAAGTGGTGAAACAGTAAGACAATTAACTACTGTATTGTTCCCACTTACATTAGAGCCAAACTCGAGACAAAAAACAAATATCTCTATCAAGATTGCCAAAGATTTAGGCCTTAAGATCGCTCTATTCCCTATGAGATTAGGTAATACGAAAAGAGATGATACCAAAGAGCACATCTTTGTGGAACAACTTAAAAAGAGGTTTGAAGAAAACAAAATTGACTATAGTGTAGAATGGGCAGACGGTAAAGATGCTGTAGATTTGATTCTGGATCGTACGAACTACAATAAAACCGAAATCATCGGTATTGTATTCGAAAGTTCTCCTGACTTCCTGGACAAATTCAGAACAACCAGAGAAGAAAAGGTACTGAGTAGAAATACCAATCCATTATTGATTGTAAAATCTCACCACAGCCCTTATATCTACTAATTACAATATTTTATCAACAAAAAAGCCGATTTGGATTCCAAATCGGCTTTTTTGTTGAATATATTTAACCATCCCAAACAAAAGGCATTCTTTTTGTTAATTCGGTGACGTATATTGCGGCTGCAAAAAATTTCAAGTATTCTAATCAAATTATATGTTGAGAAATCAAACGACTCTCGTTGTCATACTTTTATTTTTAGGGTTTTCTTCATTTGCCCAGGATAAATTAATCACATTAGACGATATATATACAAAAAACACGTTTAGATCTAAACGTGTTTGGGGTCTAAGGTCCATGCATAATGGAAATTACTACACAACCATCACAAGAACCAAAGAAGGACAAAATATTGTCAAATTCAGTTATACCACAGGTGATTCTGTGGAAACTATCTTTAGCACTTCCACAATTAATCAACCTTTTGAATTCTCTGATTATCAATTCTCTGCAGATGAATCAAAAATCATGTTCACCACTGATGAAGAAAGAATTTATCGTCATTCTACCAGAGAGCATGTGTGGATTTACGACATCAAAAAATCTGAGTTAAAACAGATTTCTCAAAACGGTAAACAACGTTATACGACCTTCTCTCCAGACGGGAAAAAAGTAGCTTTTGTACGAAACAACA
This genomic interval from bacterium SCSIO 12643 contains the following:
- a CDS encoding universal stress protein, translating into MDVCKRIAVPISFNKASIHAAGEAFFLAQKNGAEVVFIHVNTDRSKTERYFNDEFRKVIESHGELSHNLDISWRIIPGEKNTIVTQIAKTIDLLEPLFLVVGYDVKSKYDLGPNIKDIVYKTNYPVIALKSGETVRQLTTVLFPLTLEPNSRQKTNISIKIAKDLGLKIALFPMRLGNTKRDDTKEHIFVEQLKKRFEENKIDYSVEWADGKDAVDLILDRTNYNKTEIIGIVFESSPDFLDKFRTTREEKVLSRNTNPLLIVKSHHSPYIY